A segment of the Salvelinus namaycush isolate Seneca chromosome 3, SaNama_1.0, whole genome shotgun sequence genome:
tgcagcttggttgggttgtgtttcggaggacgcacagctctcgaccttcgcctctcccgagtccgtacgggagttgcagcgatgagacaagactaactaccaattggataccacgaaattggggagaaaaaattgTAAAATAAATCAATTAAGACCCAATGGTTTTTTTTATAAAAATTTGAATTCCGGCTattaacaacaaaatgtggaataggtcAAAGTGTATGAATAATTGCCGAAGGCGCTGTAAATACCTAAGGGCGTTCTatttgatttcaatcactttttgatggcaccccttttgatttgaacaaaaatGTCATACATATTTGCTCATTGTAAAAGTAGttttatatcatttaaaagcttacaaacaagGGTGTAAATATGGTCTTCTTTTTTacctttaaaatatatatttttcacttTCTTAGGGTGTAGattagaccctattttacatcatccgaggtgtttgtgttgtgcctgCCACTGGTTGAGACACAGCACACTCTTGAATACAGACTGGGTGTCATTTCAAATCGTAGCAATAGAATTCATACAATGGACATATCCCTTCACACCACATCATTGAAACGTCAAAATAGTTCCACAAAGATTGCCACTGGTCCACCCACCATTGAATGTCTGTTCTACTATCGATGTTAttatgatttcaataggtttcctatggatgattgacagtataatttaaaacTGATATTCTCgttcaagtcaacattctctgatgtgtggacctccaaccatctaTGTGTTGCCagttaaatgtaataaaatgggaATGAAATAGAAATGATCAGCCAAAACATGGCACCCACGCTGTATTCAAGAGTATGTTGTGTCTCAACCGGtggcgggcacaacacaaacacctcagattatgtaaaatagggtctaagctacaacatatgcgTAAATGAAAAGAAGTtttataaatataaaaaaatatatatattttaacaaaTTGTTTACGAAACTATACAATAGTTTGCCAActctgtttgtaagcttttaaattatataaaACTCAACAGTTTGTCTTCTCCAGTGATGAAGAAATGGATGGTAGGGTATGCAAAACGAGTCAACTTTGAGCCCCTccatctcctgaatgttttggcattctgGTCTAAAAAgttactttctgaccacttctaccatgTGCAAATATGTATGGACATTTGTTAAAATCAAAATGGGTgcggtcaaaaagtgattgaaatcaaatggaatGACCCCAAAACAAACATTTCCATTTCATATGTGGATGCAAATCACATTGGTTCTTTAAACAACATGAAGTTGCTGCTGAAGTGTTAAATGGCTATGCAACCAACATCTCCCCATCCTCCCAAACCCCAGGGGTAATAATAATGAATCACCCCTTAATAACCCGTTGAAAAAGAGAAGAACTATAACAGAGGGCGCTGACAGTTGTTTAAAAAGACATGTCATCACCCACCACAGACGAAGTACAATGACAGTCTGTACAGTGGCCAAAGCAGTGCCTCATTAACGTCATCGTTAGCGCAGTCATCACACATACCTGGGTATCACGAGGGGAAGCAGGCCCACTGGGATACTGATGACATCATGTAACCTCATAAATGACCAGTGGAACCCCTCCGAGATGAGTTCATGCACGGACACGAGATAACTTCCAGGCTGCATCTAAATACAGTGTGAATGGGTCCATTGGTGGCAAccctgggctcccgagtggcgcagcggtctaaggcactgcatctcagtgctggaggcgtcactacagacaccctcgttccaatccaggctgtatcacaaccggccgtgattgggagtccgatAGGGCagcgaacaattggcccagcgttggccggtgtaggccgtcattgtaaataagaatttgttcttaagtgacttgcctagttaaataaaaaggtttaaataaaacatttaaattattcatttttttaaatacaaaaatgGGTCTCTGTACACAGGTGTGACAAGAATGAAATGACATCCCAAAGAGTAAAGTGACTCAGGGTCTGAGTTAAGGGTCATTCACTGACGGTGGGAAGCAGTTAGCGTTTACAAACAGAGAGCAGTCTTGTTTTTGGCAACAAACCCACCACGTATATTGAACAGAGGACTTTCCAAAAGTTCAAAAACATAAATGTGGTCTGCTATTTGCAGTCTTTCAGCTGACAAGCAATTTGTTTTTGTAGCACTAGCCACACAGTAACCATGGGAAACAGAACAGATTAATGAAACAGAAAACAGCTGGGAGGCGTTAGTTGGCAAAAAAGGAAAATAACATCTGTTTGACATGCCAGTTTTATTACGAGTGAGTGAGGCTATGACCACAATCCTGTACCATAAGAGGGAAACCCTGGGCATCGCTCCAGAGCCACGAGACATAGAGTTGACCAGGGGGATGTCATGGGCTTGTCTGGGATTACACCCCACCACTGGACAAGGCCACATTCAGACCCAGACAATCGAAGACCCCGGGCCAGAAACCATACATACagagctttcagaaagtattcacatgtttacaaattaattaaaaatgaaaagccgaAATGTCTCGAgccaataagtatttaacccctttgttatggcaagcctaaatacagtgcattcagaaagtattcagaccggtTGACTTTTTCcgattttgttgcgttacaacctTATTCGAAAACAGATTAAATGATATACAAtttcccatcaatctacacatagtatccaataatgacaaagcaaaaagaggtttttagaaatttttgcaaaggTATAAAATTGTtgtgaaataccttatttacataagtattcagacacttcgCTATGACATgcaaaattgaactcaggtgcatcctgtttccattgatcatccttgatgtttctaggcacacacctgtctatataaggccccacagttgacagtgcatgtcagagcaaaaaccaagccataaagtcgaaggaattgtccatatagctccgagacaggattgtgtcgaagcacaaatctggggaagcataccaaaacatttctgtttcGGCTCAATTGTTTCGAGCGGGACCACCCAGGTCACCACAAAAGTTAGACTTCCCTTTGTTTGCATAGAACACAACCGCAGTAGCTCCCTTTGATACACAAGGTCCAATGGAGCACCTGACAACATCCCTTCCCTGAAATATACAGTTACATTCAACTTTGCACTTATGTTACATTGAAGAGTGGAAAGGTGCCTATTGATTCAAACCAACTGCTGATTGATATAACAAAGGGATATCCCACTGAACACAATGCTCGTTTCCACAAGGACGGAACTAGGAACTGCTCTTCTGATTGAATGCAGACAAAAGACCAGTGAGAAACATTAGTTAAAATTTTAAATCCAGCGGGCGGCATTCTTTGTGACCAATATTTCCTATGATACAGGGTGGTGTATGGGAGTTTTGTCCTTGACTGGTCAGGCTGGAAAGTCATTCTGACATGATACATCTCAAGCCACAGGTTCAATCAAGGTCTTTGACACTAGTTGTTGGGGTAATAAACTCCATGTTATTTGCATTTCTACGGACTTCAGAAGTAGAGAAATAGGAGTGAAACCCCAACTCAACACCCAGGAAAAGCTATTTGTGTCTGCTAAAACTTGAGTCAGGAACAGTTCGCGGAGTTCCACTTAAAGATGCTACAGAGAAGGTGTGGGAGTGTTTATGTCTCTTTCTATATCTAAACACATAGGGGAGAAAATTCCATGCTTGCTGCGCTACAGAGGTGGTTTTCTCAGTCAATTCCGTCATGGCCTGATAACCCAGTGTCACTGTCAAGTTGCTTAAAATAGACACAGGGCCATTCACACAGCCACCGACTTCATAAGGGAACACATTTGTATATTTTAGAAGTGAATAATATATTATTTGCACCATTTGTATTTGGCAAGCATGAGATGCCTGTTTTTTCAGATATCTGTTTCAACCCGATATAAAAATGCCCTTAAGCCATCATTCATTTGGTCTCAAATATGAATAGCATACATGGTACAGAAAATGCTACAGGCTATATTGGagactgcagagagaaaacaaatATCCGTTTCAGATTTTTGTTTAAGAGCGGCTGTGGAAGGAATGCAAGAACTGGTTTTAGGGCGCACACAGTGTATTGACTACAACATCTACAGTAGGGTTTGGGTCAATTCAGAAAGTGACTGGAAATTCAATTCATGAGTTGCATTTCAATTCACTTCCTTAACTGAGGGAATGTACAAGTGAATTGATCCCCAACACTGATCTACAGGAAGTCTTAAGCTAAGTGGGAGAGATGTCGAGGACTGAACCTTTGAAATGTTCAAAACTGTCTGGATCCATATGCACACataggaggcaggtagcctagcggttagaacgttgggccagtaaccgaaaggttcgtggatcaaatccccgagccgacaagataaaaatctgtcgttctgcccctgaacaaggcagttaacccactgttcctaggccgtcattgtaaataagattttgctcttaactgacttgcctagttaaataaattgtAAAATCTCTGCCAATATTACTGCATACCTCAAGCTCCTTAATTTTCTCATCTGCTGTCTTCTGTTTGTAAGTCAGCTGTGTGTTGATATCTTCTTTAGACTGCAAGATGAacctgagagagcgagagacagagaggagagcatGAAGTCAGTGTGTGCGGTGTCTCAAAACCCCAACCCTAGGCAATAGCAGAGACTAGGGTCTGGTTTGTTTCAATGACGGACTCTTAGCATagagcaggggtctccaacaggtcaATCGCAAGCTACCAGTAGCTCGCAGCCCACATAGGAGTAGCTCGCCAAACAACTCAGAAAGTACATGCAATATTTCAGGTTTTCTACTgcaaactgtcataaacaaatcacaagtatcagacaccacaagctcccagctactatctaatcaaagcaacattgacattatcccacacctGGTTAAACACTATTGGCGTAAAAAGCCAAACAtaacacaatatctgccaattaatttccagcaatatGGCCTGTCTGTGTGGTGCATGCGTTTCTCTATCACTCTGTGTGTAACAGAAATACTTTCCCCAAAACCTTTTCAAATAAATGTTAAgtgcaaagtaggcttacctggcagaagtataTCATGAGTAAGTATATCATTTGTATCTACTATGTTATTTACTAACTGACATGAAATGAGCAGCAGCCGTACAGAACCATTGCTAGACCGGCACATTTCTCACTCGCTAGATGCACAATTAAAAGGCCCAGATGCGCAATTACACACACAATTAATTTTTTGTTTTCTTCAAGAccaaaaaaaatgatataaagaaaatgtatttcagaacatatattttttttatatatatagttttatatataaaactatatatataaaactatatatataaaaaaaaaaatctgttcttctgaaatacattttctttatatcatgtttctttagaactGACTAAAATAAACAATGGATTTATGGTGATGGTGTATATTTGGCATGACGGtggtcttttgcatgacaataactaGCTGACAATTTCATgcccgccacagccctagttggGGTCGCAAGAATTTTCAGATATGAAAATGGGGTCGTGggcaaaaaagtttgggaacccctgcatTAGAGTATATGACAAGATAAACAGTCATCTACAACAGTGGTTCGCAAACTGTGGGGCTTGCCCcctagaattgcaagaaaatatacgttttaaaactgcaaaatgtgtagaatggaAGGAAATCAGATTTTAACCTGCAAAATTCTCTCCACCATCAAGAGTGatttgaacagtttgtgtcataaCCAGTGCTTGTCCCCATTGAAATAGACGTGGTGAAAGCATGCAGGGGTGGCAGGaagttccccaatgctggaaggtgGGGCCCCCATTATaacaataaaaatatataacattTAATGTCATTACTCATAACTATTTATAACTACTTATGACAAATGTTACATATATATGTATCTGTTATAATTCATATAAAGGCTACATGAATACATACATAAGGATTACCTATGTTTCTTCATGGGAAGTGTTCTATTAGTGAAAACCAATAGTCAACAGCCAGAGAATACTACTCACATGCGTCCTACTCCTTCATACATGCGGGTGTTGTCTGGTAGGGTTTTGATTTCTGCATGTGTCAGGTTGGCATGTTTCTTCATGCGAGTGAGCTGGTCGATCTGAAGATCTGCCAGTTTCGCCTTTTGTTGTGTGTCAATCATTTTCGATTGCAGCTCTGCAAAGGCCTGCATGAACAAATAAGACAGCATTATTTCAAACATCAAAAATCAGACCTGAGTTTCTATACAAGACATATTTGAAATCGCTTGAACAATTGCTTTAGGCTGCCTGCAGTGCTCAGTGGGTGGGGTTTACACGTTTAGGACGTTTCTATTGCAACAGGCAAGCTCAAGACTAGCATAGTTTTAGTAAGTATTTGAAATGATAGCAAATAGTGAACCTAGGTCTGGTCAAAATGATCCCATTGTCCTATCACTGAGGAACCATCTCTGCTCATTGTAGCTAGCGTTAGTTAGCAGGCTAGCTATAATAGCCTTGTGCTTTGACTTGTTTTAGTTGAGTTTGACTAGCTAGGTCTAATATTGGCTGATGAAAATGTAAGTGATGACTAATCGTGTCAAATCTTTCATCTAGCTAGTATCTACACACTGTTGCTAGATAACTAACCCAACTGCcacgagctagctagctaactgacaGTGCATGAATTCAGAAACTaacgttggctagcaagctaacgttagcgcaCAAGCCATGCAGCATGACTCAATCACATCTTAACGCTTTGTTATAAATAACACATTTTTGAAAACTGTTGAAACGTCTCCCCGTTACACTTAACTTATTCGACCATTGTATTCAATAGAAAGAATGAAAAGAGGATTAAATGATTTACCTTCTTCAGCTCTAAATCTATGGGGGCCGCCATGTTGAACACGAGAACGTAGCAACGAACCACGCCCATAAAAGTAGCCGACAGTTTCTGCCTTGTTCAGCCGGCCCAGAGACGTACTTTTACCATGCATCATTTTATTTGACAGATGGATGGCTGAAAAACATTTGGTTTAATGATTATGGCTGGTATAATGTCATATTTTGCCAGCATCATCAAAGCTGTAATACATGTTCTCTGTATGTGAGAGTACTATGGCCTCTGCCTTGAGGTCTATAACTTTATGGCACATATGGTAGTGaatcaaataaaatattattggtcacatatttatttagcggatgttattgcgggtgtagcgaaattatTATGTTCCTTGCTCCaactatgcagtaatatctagcaatacaagcaaatctaaaaagtaaaataatggaattaattcaaatgtaaatattaggatgagccaGAATATAAATAGAGTGcaacactttttccacattttcttacgtttacagccttattctaaaatagatttttttttattctacACACAaagccccataatgacaaagcaaaacattacttttttaaattagcaaatttataaaaataaaaatgaataaaactaaaagtattcagaccctttactcggtactttgttgaagcacctttggcagcgattacagcctggagtcttcttgggtatgacgctacaagcttggcacacctgtatttggggagctctcccattcttctctgcagatcctctcaagctcaagtcaggttggatggggagcgtcgctgtacagctattttcaggtctctctagagatgttcgatcgaattcaagtccgggctctggctgggccactcaaggacattcagagacttgtcccgaagacactcctgttttgtcttggctgtgtgcttagggtcgttgtcctgttggaaggtgaacctttgccccagtttgaggtcctgagcgctctggagcaggtttcatcaaggattcctctgtactttgctccattcatctttccctcgatcctgactagtctcccagtccctgccgctgaaaaacatccacacagcatgattctgccaccactatgcttcaccgtagggatggtgccaggtttcctccagacagacgtgacacttggcattcaggctaaagagttcaatcttggtttcatcagaacaaataatcttgtttctcattgtttgagagtcctttaggtgccttttggcaaactccaagtgggctgtcatgtgcctttgactgaggagtggcatccgcCTGGCCACTTTTCCATAAAGGcttgattagtggagtgctgcagagatggttgtccttctgtaaggttctcccatctccacagaggaactctggagctctgtcagagctgGCCgtgaggtagtagagagaacactctatgactagggtggctggagtcttcagcaatttttagggccttcctctgacactgcctggtatagaggtcctggatggcaggaagcttggccccagtgatgtactgggccatacggactaccctctgtagatctgaggacacatgccaaatcttttcagtctcctgagaaggcattgtcatgccctcttcacagacacaactgtcagtaagagtgtccatcattgagtctttgaatgaagagatggagataaaactgtccaatttttgtgtttttttgcagctcgttccagtcgctagctgcagcgaactgaaaagacgagcgacccagggatgtgtgtgctttggggacctttaacagaatgtgactggcagaacaggtgttgtatgtggaggatgagggctgcagtaggagaagatctgcagagaagaatgggagaaacgccccaaatacagatgtgccaagcttgtagcgtcatacccaagaagactcaaggctgtaatcgctaccaaaggtgcttcaacaaagtactgagtaaagggtctgaatacttaagtaaatgtgatatcagtttttatTTGTGATaagtttgaaaacatttctaaaaacctgatatttctttttttattaattccattattttactttttagatttgcttgtgttgttagatattactgcacagttggagctaggaacataatcatttcgctacacccacaatagcatgtgttaaatatgtgtatgtgatcaataacatttgatttgatttgattcacggCCCCcggggcaaaatgagtttgacacccctgacgtAAAAGTCTATCAGGCCATTATCATTGTGTAATTGAAAGACACTCTGTCACTAGATTCTCGGGGATGTGCATCCGCCTTCAGTTTGACCTTCTCCTCATTGTCTAAGTTGTATTCACCTTGCTTATGATACCTGATATGACAATGGATAAATACTGTAAATATGTGCCATTCGTGGACAGGACAGGTGCACAGAGTTGGTGATCCTGAAACATCTCAAACCTTCCCAAAGATAGAAACAGGCACTGAGGCACACTGACCTGATGGCCATTACAATGGTCATGACTGTCAGAAACAGAAAGGACAGAACCACTGCTACCACAGTCACTGCTACTGTCCTGTTGTAGCCTTTTGCCTCCTTTGTCATCAGCAGGCTGAAAATGTGACACCGCATACCAGAGTATCCCAGTAGACATCTACACAGAAATACAGTAAACAGTGACTTGAGTCTAGAAATAACACATGCATGATATAACCACACACACAGGGgcgtagtctagccagctatctaaacttgtagtaatcatggtcgaattaccgactGGGGGGaggcccattgattttgttagtaactctcactcagatatcatattcaaAACTGCTAAAAATTCTCTTCCCCctatggcaaaatatgtagaatttggggaaattagctgtaaaactgcacatttttctctctgccccatgggaAAATAAGTAGAAAACTCCACCCAAGAatgatattttggtatttgtttcattagtccattgttgatatcgtcacaaaatgttttgcttgtcagcaatcaagttttcaagatatgtaactttgaAAATACAGAAAGGATACCCTTATGCTGCGTTTTGCATCATAcggggatgatttctgtattttgaacattacatatcttgaaaacttgatcgctgacaagcaaaacattttgggactatgccAACAATGGACAAATTGAACAAATAACAAAAGATCAATTTTGGGTGGATTTTTTCTTTAAGCACAGgcagcatagaaatagcacacatagaacagatctactgctttttagacttgctttcaatgagaatgacccaaaaagtaacataatgaggtatattttatttttttactccgctgtcaagaggggggcgctaaaatgttttgctctgaCTGCATGAGTAGGTATGGATGTCGTTACACAGACCCAagagccactgcggcccctcatgatgagttcagatttttttgtggtccccaccccatcaaagttgcccattcctggtctagagggtttaTTGCATGTGTTAACTTCATGCAGGAGAGAGGCAGCTGTGATGATATTTTTTTGTTGATAATTGTGTAGCTGGGAGATTGATTAATTTCAGTTTGATCTTTCATGCCTACTTTTTTATTAAAACAGTTTTTAACTATGTATGTTGCTGGTTATTATTACAGTATAATAACTATTATAAATTGAAAATATTATGTTAAGTTTCAaaccatacagtatgtagagcagCAGTAGTAAGAACCTGACATAGGGGAATTGAGAAAAATACTAGGAAATATATTATGCAGTAGCAGAAAAAGAGTACAAAGTGGTTGTTTAATTGAATATATCCACATTAACAGTCACACTGGTATTCAGTACAGTATGAATGGTCATGGCCCTAAGACTGATTGGACTGTATCAGAGCAAGTGCCCCTCTGCAAGGCCCCCCTTAGCAGTGTACATTTGCCTATTTCTAAGTTAATATTT
Coding sequences within it:
- the pfdn1 gene encoding prefoldin subunit 1, coding for MGVVRCYVLVFNMAAPIDLELKKAFAELQSKMIDTQQKAKLADLQIDQLTRMKKHANLTHAEIKTLPDNTRMYEGVGRMFILQSKEDINTQLTYKQKTADEKIKELEQKKTYLERTVKDAEDNIREMLMSRRAQ